Part of the Cereibacter sphaeroides 2.4.1 genome, ACCACCGAGACGCGCACACCCTGCCGCTGAAGGCTCTCGACCAGCGGACGGAAATCGCCGTCGCCCGAGAACAGCACGATGTGATCGACCCGCGGCGCAAGTTCCATCGCATCGACCGTCAGCTCGATGTCCATGTTGCCCTTGACCTTGCGGCGTCCCTGGCTGTCGGTGTATTCCTTGGCCGGCTTCGTGACCATGGTGAAGCCGTTGTAATGCAGCCAGTCCACCAAGGGGCGTATGGGCGAGTAGTCGTCGTTTTCGAGAAGTGCAGTGTAATAGAACGCCCTCAGCAGCTTGCCGCGGCGCATGAACTCCTGGCGCAGCAGCTTGTAATCAATGTCGAACCCCAGTGCCTTGGCTGCGGCGTAGAGGTTCGATCCGTCGATGAACAGCGCCAGCCGTTCGTCTTTGTAGAACATTATCCTTGTCCCCTGCGAGAACCCTTGCCCCGGTCAATCTGCTGTCATCGAGAATAGATTTCGGTAAGCGAAAATGACTAGGGGTCGGATATCAGTGTAATACATCTACCGGCAAGCGGGCCTCATCAGAAACTTATACCATTGGACAGGCCACCTGGAAAGCAAGCTCTGGTTGCACTCGGATCGAACATGCCATCTGCGGGAAGGTTCCCGGAGGGCAACGTTTCCGAGGCGATTTCTGCGGTTGCGAGCGCATTTCAAGCCCCATTTCGGGTGAGCAGGCTGTTCAAAACGCCCTTTTTTCCCGCGGGCGCAGCCCCTGATTTTGTCAATGCGGCCATGGCTCTGCACCTTACGGATGATGTCGATCCCCGCAAGATCCTCGCACGGCTGCACGAGATCGAGGCGGATTTTGGCCGATCCCGGTCGCACAGATGGGCCGACCGGACGCTCGACCTCGATCTCATCGCCCTGGATGATTCGGTCTGGCCCGACGCCGACACCCAGGAGCGGTGGAGGCACCTTCCTCCCGAGGAGCAGGCCCGCCGCACGCCGGACGGGCTCATATTGCCGCACCCCCGACTTCAGGACCGGGCCTTCGTGCTCGTCCCGCTGGCCGACGTGGCGCCCGACTGGCGCCATCCGCTGCTTGGCCTGACGGTGAGAGAGATGCTCGCGGCGCTGCCCGAGGCGGAGCGGGCCGCTGCCGTGCCGCTCGAGGCTTGAGGATCAGGGATTCCGCCCTTGTCAAGAGGCGGGGCGGCCGTTACATAGGCCGCTCCATGCCCCCTGTCCGAAACGGAGACTCCCATGGCCCGCGTGACGGTTGAAGACTGCGTTGACAAGGTCCCGAACCGGTTCGAGCTGGTGATGCTGGCTGCCCATCGGGCACGCGAGATCGCCTCGGGCTCGTCGCTGACCATCGACCGCGACAATGACAAGAACCCTGTCGTGGCGCTGCGCGAGATCGCGGAAGAGACCCAGAGCGCCGAGTCGCTGCGCGAGCGCATGATCGAGAGCCACCAGACCCAGATCGAGGTGGACGAGCCGGAAGAGGATCAGATGGCGCTGCTCATGGGCAGCGAGGTCGACCGCCCGGTGCAGGACGACATGTCCGAAGAGAAGCTGCTGCGTGCGCTCATGGAAGCGCAGGGGCAGAACTGATTTATTGTTGAACCTGTTGCGGCCGGGGCCATGATCGACGTCGAAGACCTGATCGCCCTGGTCCGCAACTACAACCCGCGCACCAATGCCGACCTGATCCGCCGGGCCTATGCCTACGGCCGGCAGATGCACGAGGGCCAGTTCCGCCACTCGGGCGAGCCCTACTTCACCCATCCAGTCGCCGTCGCCGCCATCCTGACCGAGCAGCGGCTCGATGACGCGACCATCGTGACGGCGCTGTTGCACGACACGATCGAGGACACGAAGTCCACCTACACCGAAGTCGCCCGTCTCTTCGGCGAGGATATCGCCGAGCTGGTGAACGGGGTCACGAAGCTCACCAACCTCGAGCTCTCCTCGGCGCAATCCAAGCAGGCCGAGAATTTCCGCAAGCTGTTCATGGCGATGTCGAAGGATCTGCGGGTGATCCTCGTGAAGCTCGCCGACCGCCTGCACAATATGCGCACCATCAAGTCGATGCGCCCCGAGAAGCAGGCCCAGAAGGCGCGCGAGACGATGGAGATCTTCGCGCCGCTCGCGGGCCGCATGGGGATGCAGTGGATGCGCGAGGAGCTGGAAGACCTCGCCTTCCGCGTCCTGAACCCCGAGGCGCGCAACTCGATCATCCGCCGCTTCATCACGCTCCAGCGCGAGACGGGCGATGTGGTCCACAAGATCACCGCCGACATCCGGCTGGAGCTGGAAAAGGCGCAGATCGAGGCCGACGTCTACGGACGGGCCAAGAAGCCTTACTCGATCTGGCGCAAGATGCAGGAGAAGGATCTGGCCTTCTCGCGTCTCTCCGACATCTACGGCTTCCGCGTCATCTGCAAGGATGTGGCCGACTGCTACCGCATCCTCGGCGTGATCCACCAGCGTTGGCGCGCGGTGCCGGGGCGGTTCAAGGACTATATCAGCCAGCCCAAGTCGAACGGCTACCGCTCGATCCACACGACGGTCTCGGGGCGCGACGGCAAGCGGGTCGAGGTGCAGATCCGCACCCGCCAGATGCACGAGGTGGCCGAGGCCGGCGTGGCCGCGCACTGGAGCTACCGCGAGGGCGTGCGCGTCCACAACCCGTTCGCCGTCGATCCCGCCCGCTGGATCGCGAGCCTGACCGAACGGCTGGACGAGGACGACCATGACGAGTTCATGGAGAACGTGAAGCTCGAGATGTACACCGACCAGGTGTTCTGCTTCACGCCGAAGGGCGACGTGATCCAGCTGCCGCGGGGGGCGACGCCGCTCGATTTCGCCTATGCGATCCACACCCGCATCGGCCATTCCACCGTCTCGGCCAAGGTCGACGGCATCCGCGTGCCGCTCTGGACCCGGCTGAAGAACGGCCAGTCGGTCGAGATCATCACCGCCGAGGGGCAGCGCCCGCAGGCCTCCTGGATCGACATCGTGACGACGGGGCGGGCCAAGGCCGCGATCCGGCGCAGCCTGCGCGAGGAGGACCGGGGCCGCTTCGTGAAGCTCGGGCAGGAACTCGTGCGCGCGGCCTTCGACCATGTGGGGCGCAAGGCCACCGACAAGGCGCTTAGGACGGCGGCGAAGATGCTGGGCCTCTCGGACGAGACCGAGCTTCTGGCGCAGCTGGGCTCTGCCGAGCTGACCGCGCGCAAGGTGGTCGAGACCCTTTATCCCGAACTCGTGCGCTCGAGCGGGCCCGAGGTCGACATGCAGCGCCCGGTGGTCGGCCTGTCCGACGATCAGCAGTTCCGTCGCGCCAAATGCTGCCAGCCGGTGCCGGGCGAGCGGATCGTGGGCATCACCTACCGCGGGCAGGGCGTGGTCATCCATGCCATCGACTGCCCGGCCCTCGAGGAGTTCGAGGAACAGCCCTCGCGCTGGATCGACCTGCACTGGCACGCCGGGCGCCATGCGCCTGTCCACACCGTGACGCTCGATCTCACGATTTCGAACGATGCGGGCGTTCTGGGACGGATCTGCACCTTGATCGGAGAGCAGAAGGCCAATATCTCGGACCTGAGGTTCACCGATCGCAAGCCCGACTTCTATCGCCTTCTGGTCGATGTGGATCTGTGCGATGTCGAACATCTGCACACGCTGATGACCGCCCTCGAAGCCGAGACGGATGTGGCGCAGATATCCCGGCACCGCGATCTGAGCAGGAAACCCTGACCGGCAGGGAGAGGAAGTGGTCTTCAAGCGGCGCAACCCACGCACCTGGCGGCAGATCGCCCAGGAATCCGTGTGGCCCCGCGGCGGCTGGTCCCGTGCCGCCCAGTATGTGAAGCACCGCCTGACCCGCCTGCCCGACGAGCCGCACCGGATCGCGCGCGGCGTCTTCGCGGGCGTCTTCATCTCCTTCACGCCCTTCTTCGGCTTCCACCTCATCGGCGGCGCGCTGCTGGGCTGGATCCTGCGCGGCAACATTCTGGCCGCGCTGCTGGCGACCTTCGTGGGCAACCCCGTGACGATGCCCGTCATCGCGCTTGTCTCGGTCGAGATCGGCCACTGGATGCTCGGCATCGACGTGCCGCTGAACATCGTCAACATCTTCAAGGCCTTCTCCGACGCGGGCACCGAGCTCTGGGCGAACTTCCTCGCCATCTTCAGCGACGAACCCGCGCGCTGGAGCAACCTCGGGCGGTTCTTCGAGACCATCTACCTGCCCTATCTGGTGGGCGGGATCCTTCCGGGGCTTGCGGTGAGCTACGGCTTCTACCACCTGACCATCCCGGTGATCCGCGCCTATCAGAAGCTCCGCGCGATGCGGGTGCAGGCGCGCCGGGCCCGCGAGCGCCGCCGCGCCGGTGCGGAGGCGGATGACGCGGGCGCGGGAAGCCAATAGGATGGGCGAAACTTCTTGGAAACGGGCGGACGCGCGATGAAACCTTTGGGCCGGCTGCGGCTGGGCGTGAACATTGACCATGTGGCGACGGTGCGGAATGCGCGCGGGACCTCCTATCCCGATCCGCTGCGCGCGGGGCTTCTGGCCGAGGCGGCCGGCGCCGACGGCATCACCGCCCACCTGCGCGAGGATCGCCGCCACATCCGCGACGAGGACATCACCGCCCTCATGCAGGGGCTGCGCGTGCCGCTGAACCTCGAGATGGCGACCACGCCCGAGATGCAGGCCATCGCGCTGCGCCACAAGCCGCACGCCGTCTGCCTCGTGCCCGAGCGGCGCGAGGAGCGCACGACCGAGGGCGGCATCGACGTGGCGGGCGACATCGGGCGGCTGAAGGATTTCGTGGCCCCTCTGCGCGCGGCGGGCTGCCGCGTGTCGATGTTCATCGGCCACGACGTGCGCCAGATCGAGGCCTCGGCCGAGATCGGCGCGGCGGTGGTCGAGCTGCACACCGGCCATTACTGCGACCTTGTGGCGGAAGGCCGCACCGCCGAGGCCGCGCGCGAGCTGGAAGCCCTGCGCGAGGGGGCGGCGCTCGCCCATTCGCTGGGCCTCGAGGTCCATGCCGGCCACGGGATCAGTTACGACACGGTGGCCGAGATCGCCGCCTTCCCGCAGGTGATGGAGCTCAACATCGGCCATTTCCTGATCGGCGAGGCGATCTTCCGCGGCCTCGGCAGCGCCATCGAGGGAATGCGGCGACGCATGGATGCGGCGCGCGAGGCCGCAGCTTGAGCAAAGCCGGAGCGGGCAGGGGGGCAGGGCGATGATCCTCGGGATCGGCACCGACCTCGCCAACATCGACCGGATGGAGAAGACGCTCGCCCGCTTCGGCGAGCGTTTCCGCAATCGCGTCTTCACGCCGCTCGAACAGGCCAAGGCCGAGCGGCGGGCGGATGTGGCGGGCACCTATGCGAAGCGATGGGCCGCGAAGGAGGCCTGCTCGAAGGCGCTCGGCACCGGGCTGCGCATGGGCATCGCCTGGAAGGACATGAGCGTGGCGAACCTCGAGACCGGCCAGCCCGTCATGCGGCTGACCGGCTGGGCAGCCGAACGGCTCGCCTCCATGACGCCGCCGGGCCACGAGGCGGTCGTCCATGTCAGCCTGACCGACGATCATCCCTGGGCGCAGGCCTTCGTCGTGATCGAGGCGCGGCCGCGCGCGGCCCCGCCAGCTTGACTCATCCCGCACCGGCGCGCATGAAGCGCCGGATTGGGCGGCCGGCCCGCAAACAGACAGGCAGTGTGACCATGGCCAGCAAGGCGAAATCCGAAGGCGGCATCCTCGAGACGATCAAGACCATCGTCTATGCGCTGCTGATCGCGGGCGTGTTCCGCACGCTCTTCTTCCAGCCGTTCTGGATCCCGTCGGGCTCGATGAAGGACACGCTGCTGATCGGCGACTTCCTCTTCGTCAACAAGATGGCCTACGGCTATTCGCAATATTCCTGCCCCTTCGGCATCTGCCCCTTCTCGGGCCGCATCCTCGGCTCCGAGCCCGAGCGAGGCGACGTGGTGGTGTTCCGCCACCCGGTCAATGGGTCGGACTTCATCAAGCGGCTGATCGGCCTGCCGGGCGATACGGTGCAGATGCGGAACGGCGTGCTCTATCTCAACGGACAGGAAGTCCCGCAGGCGCCCGACGGCACCTTCGAAGAGACCTACGAGCAGCAGGGCCCGATGGGCAACCTGCCGCGCTGCGAGAACGGTCCCGTGGGCGAGGGCGGCATCTGCACCAAGAGCCGCTTCACCGAGACGCTGCCGGGCGGCCGCACCCATGATGTGCTGAACATCGACACCAACGGCTTCGGCGACAATACCGACGTCTTCACCGTGCCCGCCGGCCACTATTTCTTCATGGGCGACAACCGCGACAACAGCCAGGACAGCCGCTATGGCCAGGCCGTGGGCGGCGTGGGCTTCGTTCCGGCCGAGAATCTCATCGGGCGCGCCGACCGGATCATGTTCTCCTCGGCCGGCCGCTCGATGCTCTATTTCTGGACCTGGCGCGCCGACCGCTTCTTCAAGGCGATCGAGTGAAACTGTCTGCCGACCTGAAGGCCTTCGAAGGCCGGATCGGGCATCAGTTCCGCGAGCCCGAGCGTCTCCTGCGTGCCGTCACCCATTCCTCGCTGTCCTCCGTCACCCGGTCGGACAACCAGCGGCTCGAGTTCCTGGGCGACCGCGTTCTGGGCCTCGTGATGGCCGAGGCGCTGCTCGCAGCCGACCGCGCCGCCTCCGAGGGCCAGCTCGCGCCGCGCTTCAACGCGCTCGTGCGCAAGGAGACCTGCGCCGCCGTCGCCCGCGAGGTGGCTCTGGGCGACGTGCTGAAGCTCGGCCGCTCCGAGATGATGTCGGGCGGGCGCCGCAAGGAGGCTCTGCTCGGCGACGCTCTGGAAGCGGTGATCGCCGCGGTCTATCTGGATGCGGGGTTCGAGGCGGCACGGCAGCTCGTGCTCCGGCTCTGGGGCGCGCGGATCGCTCAGGTCGAGCGGGATGCCCGCGACGCCAAGACGGCGCTGCAGGAATGGGCGCAGGCGCGGGGCCTGCCGCCGCCGACCTACGAGGCGGTGGATCGATCCGGCCCGGACCATGCGCCGATCTTCACGGTCGAGGTGCGCCTCGGCAACGGCGAGACGGACAGGGCTGCGGCGGGCACCAAGCGGGTGGCGGAACAGGCGGCGGCGCGGGCGCTTCTCGCGCGGATGGAGGCGAGACATGACTGAGACCACACGCGCGGGCTTCGTGGCGCTCATCGGCGAACCCAACGCCGGAAAATCGACCCTCCTGAACCGCATGGTCGGGGCCAAGGTCTCGATCGTGACCCACAAGGTCCAGACCACGCGCGCGCGTATCCGCGGCGTCGCGATGGAAGGTCAGGCCCAGATCGTCTTCGTGGACACGCCGGGCCTCTTCCGCCCGCGCCGGAGGCTCGACCGTGCCATGGTCGCGGCCGCCTGGGGCGGCGCCGCCGACGCCGACGTGATCGTGCTGCTCGTCGAGGCCCACCGCGGCCTGACCGAGGGCACGCAGGCCATCATCGACGCGATGCGCGACCGCATCCCGCAGGGCCAGACCGTGGCGCTCGCCATCAACAAGATCGACCGGGTGAAGGCCGAGGTGCTGCTCGGCCTCGCGCAGGAGCTGAACGGGGCCTTCCCCTTCGCCGAGACCTTCATGATCTCGGCCGAGAAGGGCCACGGGGTCGAGAAGCTGCGCCGCTGGCTGGCGGGCATCCTGCCCGAGGGCCCCTGGTTCTATCCCGAGGACCAGATCGCCGACGTGCCGATGCGCGCCATCGCCGCAGAGATCACGCGCGAGAAACTGACCCTGCGCCTGCACGAAGAACTGCCCTACCAGCTCACCGTCGAGACCGAGGCCTGGGAGGACCGGCCGGACGGCTCCACCCGCATCGACCAGGTGGTCTATGTCGCCCGCGACGGCCACAAGGGCATCGTGCTCGGCAACAAGGGCGAGACGATCAAGCAGATCGGCCAGGCCGCGCGCGCCGAGATCGCGACCTTCCTCGAACGGCCGGTCCATCTCTTCCTGCAGGTCCGGGTGCGCCCGAACTGGCTCGAAGAGCCCGAGCGCTATTCCGAGATGGGCCTCGACTTCAAGGACGGCGACTGAGATGGCCGCCGCGGCCCGCCGATGAGCGCGCGCCTGACGGCGGACTTCTGGGTCCGCGCCTATCTGACCCGCCTGCGGCTGGCCGACATCCCGGCCTTCGTCACCGCCCGGGGCGATGCCACCGCCGGCGCCGTGCTGGTCAAATGCGCCACACTCGACGGGCAGGCCCGCGCCTTCCAGCGCTCCTTCGACCTGATGACGGGCGCCCGCGCCTGGGTGCCGCTCGCCGAAGGCCCCGAGGCCGATGTGGATGCGGCCATTGCCCGCCAGCGCCGCTTCGATCCCGACCTCTGGGTGATCGAGCTCGAGGACCGGCAGGGCCGCACGCTTCTCGACGAGCCGGGCCTCTCCGAGTGACTGGACGGCCGGCCCGCGGCGCGGGATAGTCGCTCCATGATGGAATGGCGGGACGAGGGCGCGCTCCTCTCGGTGCGGCGGCACGGCGAGAGCTCGGCGATCATCGAGGTCTTCACGGCCGCGCATGGCCGCCATGCAGGCGTTGTCCGCGGCGGCGCCTCGCGGAAGATCGCGCCCATCCTGCAGCCCGGCGCGCAGCTCGACCTGACCTGGAAGGCGCGGCTCGACGAGCATATGGGCGCCTTCACTGTCGAGCCGCTGCGCAGCCGCACCGCCCTTTTGGGCGACCGGCTGGGCCTCGCGGGCCTCAACGCGATCTGTGCCATGCTGCATGTGACCCTGCCCGAGCGCGAGCCGCACTCCACGCTCTGGCAGGAGAGCATGGTGCTGCTGGATGCGCTCGACCGGCCGGGCTGGCCGCCCGCCTATCTCCGCTGGGAGATGCGTCTCTTGGAGGAGACCGGCTTCGGCCTCGACCTCACCCGCTGCGCCGTCACGGGCAGCCGCGAGGATCTGGCCTTCGTCAGCCCGAAGACCGGCCGCGCCGTCAGCAGCGGGGCCGCGGGCGGCTGGGCCGACCGGCTGTTCCCGCTGCCGCTGGCGCTGCTGGGGCAGGGGCCTGCCTCGGCCGAGGAAGTGCGGCAGGGCCTTGCCATCACCGGCCATTTCCTCGGCCGCGAGCTCGCGCCCCTGCTGAACGGGCGGCCGCTGCCCGAGGCGCGCGCCCGGCTGATGGAGCTTCTGGCCCGCGCCTGAGGCCGTGCCATCCGCGCTTCGCGAATGGCAGGCGGCCCGTCAGTCCAGCAGCCGCCGCGCGATCACCTGCGCCTGGATCTCGGCCGCCCCCTCGAAGATGTTGAGGATGCGCGCATCGCAGAGGATCCGGCTGATCTGATATTCCAGCGCGAAGCCGTTTCCGCCATGGATCTGCAGCGCATTGTCGGCCGCGGCCCAGGCCACCCGGGCACCCAGGAGCTTCGCCATCCCGGCCTCGAGGTCGCAGCGCTGGCCGTGATCCTTCTCCCAGGCGGAATGGTAGGTCAGCTGCCGCGCCACCATGATCTCGACCGCCATCATGGCAAGCTTGCCCGCCACGCGCGGAAATTCGATCAGCGCCTTGCCGAACTGCTTGCGCTCCTCGGCATATTGCATCCCCACCTCGAGCGCATTCTGCGCCACGCCGATGGCGCGGGCGGCGGTCTGGATCCGCGCGCTCTCGAAGGTCTGCATGAGCTGCTTGAAGCCCTGCCCCTCGACGCCGCCCAGAAGGTTCTCGGCCTTCACGCGGAAGCCGTCGAAGCCGATCTCATATTCCTTCATGCCGCGGTAGCCCAGCACCTCGATCTCGCCGCCGGTCATGCCGGGCGTCGGGAACGGATCCGCGTCGGTCCCCGGCACCTTCTCGGCGAGGAACATCGACAGGCCCCGGTAATCGGTCGTCTCGAGGTCGGTGCGGGCAAGGAGCGTCATCACATGGGTGCGCGCGGCATGGGTGATCCAGGTCTTGTTGCCATGGACCACCCATTCGTCGCCGTCCTTCACCGCGCGCGTCCGCAGGCTGCCCAGATCCGATCCGGTGTTCGGCTCGGTGAAGACGGCGGTCGGCAGGATCTCCCCGCTCGCAAGCTTCGGCAGCCAGGCCGCCTTCTGCGCATCGGTGCCGCCGCAGAGGATCAGCTCCGCCGCGATCTCGGACCGGGTCCCGAGCGAGCCCACGCCGATATAGCCGCGCGACAGCTCCTCCGAGACCACGACCATCGAGGCCTTCGACAGGCCGAAGCCGCCGAACTCCTCCGGGATCGTCAGGCCGAAGACGCCCATCTCGGCCAGAGCCTCCACGATCTCCATCGGGATCAGCTCGTCGCGCATGTGCCAGCCATGGGCGTGCGGGGCCACCCGCTCGTCCGCGAAACGGCGGAACTGGTCGCGGATCATCTCGAGCTCCTCGTCGAGGCCCGAGGCGCCGAAGGTGGCCCGCCCGTGGTTGTCGCGCATCAGCGCCACCAGCCGCGCCCGCGCGGCGGGCGTATTGCCCGCCTGGATGAGCCGCCGCACCGCCTCGCCCGGATGGCCGAGCTCGATCCCAATATCCTGCACCCGCGCCGTCTCGGTCTGGCTCATCGGGATGCCGCCGCGGATCTGCGCGAGATATTCCCCGAAGGCGATCTGCAGGATCAGCGCCTCCATCTCGCCGAACCGCCCCTCGGTCTCGAGCCGCCCGGCCCAGGCCCGCATCTGCCGGAGCGACTCGACATAAGTCGCGAGCCAGGAGAGCGCGTGCGCCGCAAACTGCTCCTCTTCCAGCGCCTTCGAAGAGACCTTGCCGTCGGTCGTCACCCGCTCCTTCAGCGCGCTCCGCGCCGTCTCGAACAGCGCCTCGACCTCGGGCAGAGCGTCGGAAGCAAGCGTCAGAAGATCCCCGAGCAGCGGCTGCCCGGTCATGGTCGATCCGTCCTTCGGCATGGCGTGACTCCTCATTCTGCAACTGCGACGTCCTAGCCATTTTGCAGTCGCAGCGCAACAAAAATTCACGATAGCGCCACAAGTCGCATGAATATGTCTCAGAGATTAATGCGCTTCCAAAAGAGCGCAGGGCCGCGCAGCTCCGTCTGACGGATGGCTGACGCTCCCGTCGACTGGGTCTCGTGGCGCGTCAGGCAGCAGCTCCTTGGAATCGCAAGCGCGGTCTCGCTCTCTCCGCAGGACACTGATCCGCCGCGCGCGCTCTGCCCTGCCCGCTCAGCCGGGAATGACCGCGGCCAGATGTCCGGTTGCGCTGCGCTCTCAATTCGATGTGGCGGTCATCGTGCCTGCCGGTTTCTCGAACCGTGTCAGGGCTCCTGCTCCCGAACCCGACACGACCCCGGGCCGTGGTTACACGCGTCCGCCCAGGCCCCGGACGGGCACCACAGGCGTCGCAGACAGTCCGATCGGCGATCGGCACCTCGAAAAGTCCCGGTCGGAACCGGCCTCGAGGTCCAGCCCTCATGAGGCTCGAGACGTGCGGCTTTCCTCGCCGCCGCGGACGGTGCCCCGACCTGCTGGACAGCCATGTTCAGACCGATCGCGCTCTCACCCGCTCGGGGCTCTCATCGCCGCAGCGGTCTTTCACTCTGCCCAAATATCCTCGGGGGTCCGGGGGCAGACAGCCCCCGGAGGTCGCCGCCGGGACCGGCCTCAGCCGATCGCGGCCGCCTTCACATCCGCATCGATGAAGGGGACATATTGCGCGAAGTTGTTGGCGAACATCTCCACCAGCTTCTTCGCCTGCTGATCGTAGGCCGCCGGATCGGCCCAGGTCGAGCGCGGATCGAGCAGCTTCGCATCTACCCCATGCAGGTCCACCGGCACCTCGAAGCCGAAGTTCGGATCGCGGCGGAACTGAACGCCCGAGAGCGAGCCGTCGAGCGCCGCGG contains:
- a CDS encoding acyl-CoA dehydrogenase family protein yields the protein MPKDGSTMTGQPLLGDLLTLASDALPEVEALFETARSALKERVTTDGKVSSKALEEEQFAAHALSWLATYVESLRQMRAWAGRLETEGRFGEMEALILQIAFGEYLAQIRGGIPMSQTETARVQDIGIELGHPGEAVRRLIQAGNTPAARARLVALMRDNHGRATFGASGLDEELEMIRDQFRRFADERVAPHAHGWHMRDELIPMEIVEALAEMGVFGLTIPEEFGGFGLSKASMVVVSEELSRGYIGVGSLGTRSEIAAELILCGGTDAQKAAWLPKLASGEILPTAVFTEPNTGSDLGSLRTRAVKDGDEWVVHGNKTWITHAARTHVMTLLARTDLETTDYRGLSMFLAEKVPGTDADPFPTPGMTGGEIEVLGYRGMKEYEIGFDGFRVKAENLLGGVEGQGFKQLMQTFESARIQTAARAIGVAQNALEVGMQYAEERKQFGKALIEFPRVAGKLAMMAVEIMVARQLTYHSAWEKDHGQRCDLEAGMAKLLGARVAWAAADNALQIHGGNGFALEYQISRILCDARILNIFEGAAEIQAQVIARRLLD